From a single Streptomyces sp. 1331.2 genomic region:
- a CDS encoding DUF397 domain-containing protein, which translates to MSSMPEGAAATGLVWRKSSFSGAQSNCVEMAVGVIGVVPVRDSKDPEGPALLFPVEAWSSFLAGVKGGDFPAAL; encoded by the coding sequence ATGAGTAGCATGCCCGAGGGCGCGGCCGCTACTGGCCTCGTCTGGCGAAAGTCATCGTTCTCGGGTGCGCAGAGCAACTGTGTGGAGATGGCAGTCGGCGTGATTGGTGTCGTGCCGGTGCGTGACTCCAAGGATCCGGAGGGGCCGGCGCTGCTCTTCCCGGTTGAGGCGTGGTCGTCCTTCCTCGCCGGGGTCAAGGGTGGGGACTTTCCGGCCGCCCTCTGA